The following are from one region of the Lentimicrobiaceae bacterium genome:
- a CDS encoding elongation factor Ts, which translates to MANITAADVNKLRQMTGAGMMDCKNALQENDGDFEKAIDFLRKKGQKLANKRADKDANEGIVLARTNEANDFGAIFMLNCETDFVAKNQEFVDFTNLLMTKAIEKMPKTADEFKALDLNGRTVEENITEMVGKTGEKMELAHFEVISAPRVFAYNHPGNRLATILGLSKTGIEGIEQAGHEVAMQIAAMAPVAVDKDDVPSDVIEREIEIGKEQARQEGKPEEMVEKIAVGKLNKFYKENTLLNQEFVRDNKLSVREYLTKLDKELTVKSFKRFMLGA; encoded by the coding sequence ATGGCAAATATTACTGCTGCTGACGTTAATAAACTGCGTCAGATGACCGGTGCCGGAATGATGGATTGCAAAAATGCGCTTCAGGAAAATGATGGCGATTTTGAAAAAGCAATTGATTTCCTTCGCAAAAAAGGTCAAAAATTAGCGAACAAACGTGCTGACAAAGATGCCAACGAAGGTATTGTGCTTGCCCGCACCAATGAAGCAAATGATTTTGGAGCTATCTTTATGCTTAACTGCGAAACAGATTTCGTAGCAAAAAATCAGGAGTTTGTTGATTTTACCAACCTGCTGATGACAAAGGCTATTGAAAAAATGCCAAAAACCGCAGATGAGTTTAAAGCCCTGGACCTGAATGGTCGTACCGTTGAAGAAAATATTACTGAAATGGTAGGCAAAACCGGTGAAAAAATGGAATTGGCCCACTTCGAAGTCATTTCAGCTCCACGCGTATTTGCTTATAACCATCCCGGAAACAGACTTGCTACTATCCTTGGTTTATCAAAAACCGGTATTGAAGGTATTGAGCAGGCAGGCCACGAAGTTGCCATGCAGATTGCTGCTATGGCCCCTGTTGCCGTTGATAAGGATGATGTTCCTTCTGATGTAATCGAACGCGAAATCGAAATCGGAAAAGAGCAAGCCCGTCAGGAAGGTAAACCTGAAGAAATGGTTGAGAAAATTGCTGTTGGCAAGCTGAATAAATTCTACAAGGAGAATACACTTCTCAATCAGGAATTTGTTCGCGATAACAAGCTTTCAGTACGCGAGTACCTTACTAAACTTGATAAAGAACTGACTGTAAAGTCATTCAAAAGGTTTATGCTGGGTGCATAA
- the rpsB gene encoding 30S ribosomal protein S2, with product MARTNFDELLDAGSHFGHLKRKWNPNMAPYIFMERNGIHIIDLYKTIAKIDEAASALKQISKSGKKVLFVATKKQAKEIVAEHVKTVGMPYVTERWPGGMLTNFATIRKAVRKMASIDRLMTGPGFTNISKRERLQISRERAKLEKNLGSIADLSRLPAAIFVVDISKEHIAIAEARKLNIPTFAIVDTNSDPTIVDFPIPANDDASKSISLIVSKMVQAIEEGLMERKIDRDKRDEADREEGTSGSRVYDLDDDDDDEVTPTGERLRGKPAPSEEGGEGRGRKPVARKPLGKKPGGPRK from the coding sequence ATGGCAAGAACAAATTTTGATGAATTACTGGATGCCGGTTCACATTTCGGGCATTTGAAACGTAAATGGAACCCCAATATGGCTCCCTATATTTTTATGGAGCGTAATGGCATTCACATTATTGACCTTTATAAAACCATCGCCAAGATTGATGAAGCTGCTTCAGCATTGAAACAGATCTCAAAATCAGGTAAAAAAGTGCTTTTTGTAGCAACCAAAAAACAAGCCAAAGAAATCGTAGCTGAGCATGTGAAAACTGTTGGCATGCCTTACGTTACTGAGCGCTGGCCTGGTGGTATGCTTACCAACTTTGCCACTATCCGCAAAGCTGTTCGCAAAATGGCTTCTATTGACAGACTGATGACCGGCCCTGGTTTTACAAATATTTCAAAACGTGAGCGTTTGCAGATTTCACGTGAGCGCGCCAAACTGGAAAAGAACCTTGGTTCAATCGCCGATTTGAGCCGTTTGCCAGCCGCTATCTTTGTAGTGGATATCAGCAAAGAGCATATTGCTATTGCTGAAGCCCGCAAACTTAACATCCCTACATTTGCTATCGTTGATACCAATTCAGATCCTACCATCGTTGATTTCCCGATTCCAGCCAATGACGATGCCTCCAAATCAATTTCGCTTATCGTAAGCAAAATGGTTCAGGCTATTGAAGAAGGTTTGATGGAACGCAAAATCGACCGCGATAAACGCGACGAAGCAGATCGTGAAGAAGGTACATCAGGTTCAAGGGTATATGATTTGGACGATGATGACGACGATGAAGTAACACCAACCGGCGAGCGCCTCCGTGGTAAACCAGCTCCTTCAGAAGAAGGTGGCGAAGGTCGTGGACGCAAACCTGTTGCCCGTAAACCTCTTGGTAAAAAACCAGGCGGACCCCGCAAATAG
- the rpsI gene encoding 30S ribosomal protein S9: protein MEVINTLGRRKTAVARIYLKDGNGTITVNGRDYKEYFPTGTLQYVVTQSLEVAESLGKYDIKVNLDGGGITGQAEALRLAISKALCEINPEHRPPLKAKGLLRRDPRMVERKKPGQKKARKKFQFSKR, encoded by the coding sequence ATGGAAGTGATCAACACTCTTGGCAGAAGGAAAACTGCTGTAGCCCGTATATATCTTAAAGATGGTAATGGGACAATCACTGTGAACGGAAGGGATTACAAAGAATATTTTCCAACCGGAACACTGCAGTATGTTGTTACCCAATCTCTTGAAGTTGCCGAGTCACTTGGCAAATATGATATTAAGGTAAATCTTGATGGTGGTGGAATCACCGGTCAGGCCGAAGCACTTCGTCTGGCAATTTCCAAAGCACTTTGTGAAATCAACCCTGAGCATCGTCCTCCGCTGAAGGCTAAAGGCCTGTTGCGCAGAGACCCGCGTATGGTTGAAAGGAAAAAACCGGGACAGAAAAAAGCCCGTAAGAAATTCCAGTTCAGCAAGCGCTAA
- a CDS encoding GxxExxY protein, translated as MEINEITEKIIGCAIEVHRYLGPGLLESAYEECLDFELRSAGLSTLRQVAVPVVYKEIKLECGYRIDILVEKTVVIELKTVDAFAPVHEAQILTYMKSSKKEVGLLINFNVKLLKDGLRRYRL; from the coding sequence ATGGAGATAAATGAGATCACTGAAAAAATCATAGGTTGCGCTATTGAAGTTCATAGATATCTTGGACCCGGATTGTTAGAGTCGGCGTATGAGGAATGCCTCGATTTTGAACTGAGAAGTGCAGGATTATCTACACTCCGGCAAGTTGCAGTTCCTGTAGTTTATAAGGAAATTAAGCTTGAATGTGGTTATAGGATTGACATTCTTGTGGAGAAAACAGTTGTAATTGAGTTGAAAACTGTGGATGCTTTCGCCCCCGTGCACGAAGCTCAGATATTGACCTATATGAAGTCTTCGAAAAAAGAAGTTGGGTTATTGATTAACTTCAATGTAAAACTGCTTAAAGATGGATTAAGGAGGTATAGATTGTAG
- the rplM gene encoding 50S ribosomal protein L13, whose product MNTLSYKTLSATPATIQKNWVLVDAEGQTLGRLSSKVANLIRGKYKTNFTPNLDCGDYVIIINAEKIKLTGKKLTEKVYVRHTGYPGGQRFATPWELLQKHPERVIEHAVRGMLPSNKLGDALYSNLKVYAGPVHPHEAQQPKLINLNSIK is encoded by the coding sequence ATGAACACATTAAGTTATAAAACTTTGTCAGCAACACCAGCGACCATTCAAAAGAATTGGGTTCTGGTAGATGCAGAAGGACAAACACTTGGACGTTTGTCGAGTAAAGTTGCCAACCTTATCAGGGGGAAATACAAAACCAATTTCACTCCGAATCTTGATTGTGGCGACTATGTAATTATTATAAATGCTGAGAAGATTAAACTCACGGGCAAAAAACTGACTGAAAAGGTTTATGTTCGTCACACAGGATATCCTGGTGGACAGCGTTTTGCAACACCATGGGAGCTTTTACAGAAGCATCCTGAGCGTGTTATTGAGCATGCCGTGAGGGGAATGCTTCCTTCAAACAAGCTTGGCGACGCGCTTTACAGCAACCTTAAAGTTTATGCAGGTCCTGTGCATCCACATGAAGCACAGCAGCCTAAATTGATTAACCTTAATTCAATCAAATAA
- a CDS encoding GatB/YqeY domain-containing protein translates to MSLTDKINDDIKKAMLAREKDKLEALRAVKSALLLLKTSESGSDITEDDEIKLLQKLVKQRRETAEIYAGQNRPDLAEAEKFQAEVISVYLPSQLSPEELKPVIQDIIQSTGATGIKDMGKVMAAASQQLAGKADNKTISMIVKELLGL, encoded by the coding sequence ATGAGCTTAACCGACAAAATTAACGACGACATAAAAAAAGCGATGCTAGCGCGCGAAAAAGACAAACTTGAAGCGCTGCGGGCTGTTAAATCTGCACTTTTGCTGCTTAAAACCAGCGAAAGCGGCTCAGATATTACTGAAGATGACGAGATTAAACTGTTGCAGAAACTGGTAAAACAACGCCGCGAAACAGCAGAAATCTATGCGGGACAGAATCGTCCTGATTTGGCTGAAGCTGAAAAGTTTCAGGCAGAGGTAATTTCTGTTTACCTGCCTTCGCAACTAAGCCCTGAAGAGCTTAAACCCGTTATTCAGGACATCATTCAAAGTACCGGAGCTACCGGTATCAAGGACATGGGAAAGGTAATGGCAGCCGCTTCGCAACAACTTGCAGGCAAAGCCGACAATAAAACCATCTCAATGATTGTAAAGGAACTTCTCGGACTGTAA
- a CDS encoding T9SS type A sorting domain-containing protein: MKRVVFLLFIFPSLLSAQPWLKFFIPDWEYKALASYNPDYDQGSILSINVADFTPQLNGHNLFWKLDDNGTLMYELLIGNGPEEGCRFDLPCIAVTGDMILPGSAWGTELIADPLLVKLDSCRQKVWCTSLVNNPSQPDFFWDAVVTEDGSIVALSIQNDPDNLDSFHLHKFTPDGRPLWRKELASPQLHPDIWDPDPWKLLLMPDGGFLVSGLCYWPNPGGGSQKWIRMFLVKADAEGNEEWFYVHGINDYKYTLGITSVIYNNQIYTDGAWYNPQNSYPTPHLFVNDLDGNHIHDAPVVIPDTLNRFAADYFLLTNNSNGHFYGAAVMFQPDSYEDTRPVVFKLDTLGNVLDKFIIETVPPQYSGYPSLTHDGKIIVAGACAGTNPDYDDVYAMRLLPELELDSIPWSNLNYDSLCPEPIVSHVIPLDDCLIVVNNEDYKPPVKLMELKITPAPVPANSNLRLMYDNTLRYRNITVKCYNSMGKEITAFKVNSGVNETMLDVANWSPGLYLAVAFSGSQVVGRCKFIVE; the protein is encoded by the coding sequence ATGAAAAGAGTAGTCTTTTTACTGTTTATATTTCCATCTTTATTGTCCGCTCAACCCTGGCTTAAGTTTTTTATACCCGATTGGGAATATAAAGCTCTTGCAAGTTATAACCCGGATTATGATCAGGGAAGTATATTAAGTATAAATGTTGCCGATTTCACCCCACAACTTAATGGGCATAATTTGTTCTGGAAGCTGGATGATAATGGCACTCTTATGTATGAATTGTTGATCGGTAACGGCCCGGAAGAAGGTTGTCGGTTCGATTTGCCTTGCATTGCCGTTACCGGAGATATGATTCTCCCTGGCTCAGCATGGGGTACAGAACTTATTGCAGACCCCTTGCTGGTAAAACTTGATTCATGCCGTCAAAAGGTATGGTGTACAAGTCTGGTGAATAATCCTTCCCAGCCCGATTTTTTCTGGGATGCCGTAGTAACTGAAGACGGATCAATCGTTGCGCTTAGTATTCAGAATGACCCGGATAATTTGGATTCCTTTCATTTACATAAATTTACACCGGATGGCAGGCCGCTATGGCGCAAGGAATTGGCCAGTCCACAACTGCACCCGGATATCTGGGATCCGGATCCGTGGAAATTATTGCTGATGCCCGATGGAGGATTTTTGGTATCTGGTTTATGCTATTGGCCCAATCCTGGTGGTGGGTCGCAGAAGTGGATACGAATGTTTCTAGTGAAAGCAGATGCCGAAGGCAATGAGGAATGGTTTTATGTGCATGGCATCAATGATTATAAATATACACTGGGCATAACTTCAGTAATCTACAATAACCAAATCTACACCGATGGAGCATGGTATAATCCACAGAACAGCTATCCTACGCCGCATTTGTTTGTAAATGATCTGGATGGAAATCATATACACGATGCCCCGGTGGTAATCCCCGATACCCTTAACCGGTTTGCAGCAGATTATTTCCTGTTGACCAATAATTCAAACGGTCACTTTTACGGTGCTGCCGTTATGTTCCAGCCAGATAGTTATGAAGATACCCGTCCGGTGGTTTTCAAATTAGACACTTTAGGCAACGTTTTGGATAAATTTATTATTGAAACTGTGCCTCCTCAGTACTCGGGATATCCATCACTTACACACGATGGTAAAATTATTGTTGCCGGTGCCTGTGCAGGCACCAACCCCGATTACGATGATGTGTATGCCATGCGGCTGCTGCCTGAGCTTGAATTAGACAGCATTCCCTGGAGCAACCTCAACTACGATTCCCTCTGCCCTGAGCCGATTGTTTCGCATGTAATTCCGTTGGATGACTGCCTGATAGTAGTGAACAACGAGGATTATAAACCACCGGTTAAACTAATGGAATTAAAAATCACACCGGCGCCGGTACCGGCTAACTCAAACCTCAGGCTCATGTATGACAATACGCTGAGATACAGAAATATTACGGTAAAGTGCTACAATAGTATGGGCAAAGAGATTACTGCTTTTAAGGTTAACAGCGGTGTAAACGAAACTATGCTGGATGTGGCCAACTGGTCGCCGGGTTTATATCTGGCGGTGGCATTCTCGGGCAGTCAGGTGGTGGGCAGGTGTAAGTTTATTGTGGAATAA